In the genome of Eggerthella sp. YY7918, one region contains:
- a CDS encoding ABC-2 transporter permease, translating into MFMSDLQVAKKYLFQQLVIAVLIGAFICFMTENLYVAAPMLAVFIPFSLAFTIIAFDERGDWQQFRLALPMSRTDVIVGRYASLALLAVIGLVIGYAVTLIVVAAAELLPTIPQLANLMVNFSWQAVLFSGVIGLVLILVMLAIIMPLVSRFGMTKTVRYLPVVIMIGAMLLFNALSQFEIPQFLLNFITWVKTPEGTIALAVIAAAIVVVLYAASAALSVKLYAKREL; encoded by the coding sequence ATGTTCATGTCCGACCTCCAGGTCGCTAAAAAATACTTATTCCAGCAGCTTGTCATCGCCGTGCTTATAGGTGCTTTCATCTGCTTCATGACGGAGAATCTCTACGTTGCCGCGCCCATGCTTGCGGTGTTCATCCCGTTCTCGCTGGCGTTCACCATCATCGCATTCGACGAACGCGGCGACTGGCAGCAGTTCCGCCTGGCGCTGCCGATGTCGCGGACCGACGTCATCGTTGGCCGATACGCAAGCCTAGCGCTGCTTGCGGTGATCGGGCTCGTTATCGGCTATGCGGTCACACTCATCGTCGTTGCAGCCGCAGAGCTTCTGCCGACTATTCCCCAATTGGCGAACCTTATGGTGAACTTCTCCTGGCAGGCCGTTCTTTTCTCTGGAGTCATTGGCCTTGTCCTTATCCTTGTGATGCTGGCCATCATTATGCCGCTCGTGTCGCGCTTTGGCATGACAAAGACTGTACGCTACCTGCCTGTTGTCATCATGATAGGCGCCATGCTCCTGTTCAACGCCCTTTCACAATTTGAAATACCTCAGTTTCTACTCAACTTCATCACCTGGGTTAAAACACCAGAAGGTACCATCGCCCTCGCCGTCATCGCGGCTGCTATAGTCGTCGTCCTCTACGCAGCCTCCGCCGCCCTATCCGTCAAGCTCTACGCGAAGCGCGAGCTGTAG
- a CDS encoding ABC transporter ATP-binding protein — protein sequence MNDLLRIRSLSKHYDGFNLTNVDLTVPAGSVVGFIGSNGAGKTTTIKSVLGLIFPDAGSIELFGQNVGEHASAKAVKQAKQRVGVVFDTCSFPEEMTIEAVGKLMSYSYEGWNASDFEQRLAQFGLPKGKLVKDLSRGMSMKLSLAAALAHDPDLLILDEATAGLDPLARDEALDFLRDYMRDERHGILMSSHITSDLEKIADYIVCIDQGHIVFAIEKDAITDLAGIAHCRAAEFENIAASGFFAPGELRSIRNPYGIDVLAPDRFAFAENFPHVALDKADIDTYMGLMLKGGVL from the coding sequence ATGAACGACCTTCTTCGCATTCGCAGCCTGTCGAAGCACTACGACGGCTTCAACCTGACCAACGTCGACCTCACGGTGCCCGCTGGCAGCGTGGTCGGCTTCATCGGCTCCAACGGCGCCGGTAAAACTACCACCATCAAATCGGTGCTTGGCCTCATCTTCCCCGACGCAGGCTCCATCGAACTCTTCGGCCAAAACGTGGGCGAACACGCCAGCGCAAAAGCCGTCAAGCAGGCGAAACAGCGCGTAGGTGTGGTGTTTGACACCTGCTCCTTCCCCGAAGAAATGACCATCGAAGCCGTGGGCAAGCTCATGTCCTACAGCTACGAGGGGTGGAACGCCTCCGACTTCGAGCAGCGCCTGGCCCAGTTCGGCCTGCCGAAGGGCAAGTTGGTGAAGGACCTCTCACGCGGCATGAGCATGAAGCTATCGCTGGCCGCTGCGCTCGCACACGACCCCGATCTGCTCATCCTCGACGAAGCCACAGCCGGCCTCGACCCGCTCGCGCGCGACGAGGCGCTCGACTTCCTGCGCGATTACATGCGCGACGAGCGCCACGGCATCCTCATGTCCAGCCACATCACAAGCGACCTCGAGAAAATCGCCGACTACATCGTGTGCATCGACCAGGGCCATATCGTGTTCGCCATCGAAAAAGATGCCATCACCGACCTCGCGGGCATCGCACACTGCCGCGCCGCCGAGTTCGAAAACATCGCCGCGAGCGGCTTCTTCGCGCCGGGCGAGCTGCGTAGCATCCGGAATCCCTACGGCATCGACGTGCTCGCGCCCGACCGTTTCGCCTTTGCCGAAAATTTCCCGCACGTCGCACTCGATAAAGCCGACATCGACACCTACATGGGCCTTATGTTGAAAGGAGGCGTCCTGTGA
- a CDS encoding GntR family transcriptional regulator — MDIIISNASDKPIYEQIVSQMKSLILAGELEEGQQLPSIRALAGDLRISVITTKRAYAELEAQGFVETVQGKGSFVAGGNKELLREERLRTIEELLAHAADEARAANVTVQELHDMLDLIAESDD, encoded by the coding sequence TTGGACATTATCATCTCGAACGCGAGCGACAAACCCATCTACGAGCAGATTGTCTCGCAGATGAAAAGCCTCATCCTCGCAGGCGAGCTGGAAGAAGGGCAGCAACTACCCTCCATCCGCGCGCTGGCCGGCGACCTGCGCATCAGCGTTATCACAACGAAGCGCGCTTACGCCGAGCTTGAGGCGCAGGGGTTCGTCGAAACCGTGCAGGGCAAGGGCAGCTTCGTGGCTGGCGGCAACAAAGAGCTGCTCCGCGAAGAACGCCTCCGCACTATCGAGGAGCTGCTCGCCCACGCCGCCGACGAGGCGCGCGCCGCGAACGTAACCGTCCAAGAACTCCATGACATGCTTGACCTCATCGCAGAAAGTGACGACTGA
- a CDS encoding EFR1 family ferrodoxin (N-terminal region resembles flavodoxins. C-terminal ferrodoxin region binds two 4Fe-4S clusters.) — protein MGKTAVMIFYFTGTGNSLAAAQTIAKATDDLLVDIGASFKHADFDFTLEQGEQLGFVFPTYYWTTPPIVDIFIKRANFRTGNKETFAPEYCFVVVTCGGGFVGNTARIFGERLLETQGINLDASFSIRSVGNCTFLYAPAQGKKREQLLANAELEARKVAGRIAAREHAHAEHRNLFGILMSTIYEKDDKSHSTAEFYTLPTCIHCGKCANLCPTNTITMIERTPRWSELGCTQCLGCLHRCPTNSIQYGKSTETRGRYTNPVLNEKKGTAAR, from the coding sequence ATGGGAAAGACGGCAGTCATGATCTTTTACTTCACCGGCACCGGAAACTCGCTCGCAGCGGCACAAACCATCGCGAAGGCCACCGACGATTTGCTCGTCGACATCGGCGCGTCGTTCAAGCATGCCGACTTCGATTTTACACTTGAACAGGGTGAACAGCTCGGCTTCGTCTTCCCGACGTATTATTGGACAACCCCGCCCATCGTCGATATTTTCATCAAACGGGCCAATTTCCGCACGGGAAATAAGGAAACGTTCGCACCCGAATACTGCTTCGTGGTCGTCACCTGCGGAGGTGGTTTCGTCGGCAACACGGCACGCATTTTTGGCGAACGCCTGCTTGAAACGCAGGGCATCAACCTGGATGCCTCGTTTAGCATTCGCTCGGTGGGCAACTGCACCTTCCTCTACGCGCCTGCGCAAGGCAAGAAACGCGAGCAGCTGCTGGCAAACGCCGAACTTGAAGCGCGCAAAGTAGCTGGCCGCATTGCCGCACGCGAACACGCGCATGCCGAACACCGCAATCTCTTTGGCATACTCATGTCCACCATCTACGAGAAGGATGACAAGTCGCACTCGACGGCTGAGTTCTACACGCTGCCCACCTGCATACACTGCGGCAAGTGCGCAAATCTCTGCCCCACCAACACCATCACCATGATCGAACGCACGCCGCGCTGGTCGGAGCTCGGCTGCACCCAGTGCCTCGGCTGCCTTCACCGCTGCCCCACGAACTCCATCCAATACGGCAAGAGCACCGAAACCCGCGGTCGCTACACCAATCCTGTCCTCAACGAGAAAAAGGGCACCGCAGCTCGCTAA
- a CDS encoding arsenate reductase family protein, giving the protein MAKVLFVEYPKCSTCKKAKAWLDAHGVSYTDRHIVEDNPTTEELAAWHAKSGLALRRFFNTSGMLYRERNVKSLLDAGMTDEDAYALLAENGMLVKRPIVVGDGFVLVGFKESEWEQALL; this is encoded by the coding sequence ATGGCGAAGGTGCTGTTTGTAGAGTATCCGAAGTGCTCGACGTGCAAGAAGGCCAAGGCGTGGCTCGATGCGCATGGTGTGAGCTATACCGATCGTCATATTGTGGAGGACAACCCGACGACCGAAGAATTAGCGGCATGGCATGCGAAAAGCGGCCTAGCGCTGCGGCGGTTCTTCAACACGAGTGGCATGCTCTATCGCGAGCGCAATGTGAAGTCGTTACTTGATGCGGGCATGACCGATGAGGATGCGTACGCGCTGCTGGCCGAGAACGGCATGCTGGTGAAGCGCCCGATTGTGGTGGGGGACGGCTTCGTGCTGGTCGGCTTCAAAGAGTCCGAGTGGGAACAGGCGCTTCTGTAA
- the dtd gene encoding D-aminoacyl-tRNA deacylase, producing the protein MRAVIQRVTQAQVDIDGETVGAIGRGLVILLGVGHTDTEAEVERLWSKISRLRIFEDTDGKTNLSLADVAGEVLVVSQFTLFANCKKGNRPSFTEAGAPDEANRLYELFVERARRDVPRVETGRFAAYMDVSLVNDGPFTLWLDTDTL; encoded by the coding sequence ATGCGAGCGGTTATCCAGCGAGTAACACAGGCGCAGGTGGACATCGACGGCGAGACGGTGGGTGCCATTGGGCGCGGGCTGGTCATCCTACTGGGTGTGGGGCACACCGACACAGAAGCTGAGGTTGAACGCTTGTGGAGCAAGATCTCGCGCCTGCGCATCTTCGAGGACACTGACGGCAAAACAAACCTTTCGCTTGCCGATGTGGCTGGCGAAGTGCTTGTGGTGTCGCAGTTCACCCTGTTCGCCAACTGCAAGAAGGGCAACCGACCCTCTTTCACCGAGGCCGGCGCACCCGACGAAGCCAACCGCCTCTACGAGCTGTTCGTCGAACGCGCCCGCCGCGATGTGCCGCGCGTCGAAACCGGCCGCTTCGCCGCCTACATGGACGTAAGCCTGGTAAACGACGGCCCCTTCACGCTCTGGCTCGACACCGACACGCTATAG
- the bilS gene encoding flavodoxin family protein BilS, translating to MAYAIVYDSRTGNTAELARAVADVLPEEGRLAFGRVGEVSAEALAQADRVYAGFWTNRGDCTDEMAEVLASLDDKEVFLFGTAGFGADATYFAGVGARVLVHLPGTARVVGTFMCQGRMPMSVRERYERQAEANPAQAARMNQLIENFDEALSHPNDDDLARLCAEVEATL from the coding sequence ATGGCCTACGCCATCGTGTATGACAGCAGGACCGGCAATACCGCGGAGTTAGCGCGTGCGGTGGCTGATGTACTGCCCGAGGAAGGGCGGCTTGCGTTTGGTCGCGTGGGGGAGGTGAGCGCGGAAGCGCTCGCACAGGCGGACCGCGTATATGCGGGATTTTGGACGAATCGCGGCGACTGTACGGATGAAATGGCCGAGGTGCTGGCCTCGCTCGACGACAAGGAAGTATTCCTGTTCGGTACAGCGGGCTTCGGCGCTGATGCGACGTACTTCGCGGGGGTGGGTGCGCGGGTGCTCGTGCATCTACCTGGGACGGCGCGCGTTGTGGGCACGTTTATGTGCCAAGGCCGCATGCCCATGAGTGTGCGCGAGCGCTACGAGCGTCAGGCAGAGGCAAACCCGGCGCAGGCCGCGCGCATGAACCAACTCATTGAGAACTTCGACGAAGCACTGAGCCATCCGAACGACGACGATCTGGCGCGTTTGTGCGCAGAAGTGGAGGCGACCCTATGA
- a CDS encoding TfoX/Sxy family protein, producing MTKLSDLPNIGAHAEQQLTEVGITTAEDLLAIGAEQAWLKLQTIDPGVCIMQLYDLEGAVQGIPKKALDPARKQELKAFVAANQPA from the coding sequence ATGACGAAGCTGAGCGATCTTCCTAACATTGGCGCGCATGCCGAGCAGCAGCTTACCGAGGTGGGGATAACCACCGCTGAAGATCTTCTTGCGATCGGCGCTGAGCAAGCCTGGCTCAAACTGCAAACTATCGACCCCGGCGTATGCATTATGCAACTCTACGACCTCGAGGGCGCCGTGCAAGGCATTCCCAAAAAAGCCCTCGACCCCGCTCGCAAACAAGAACTCAAAGCCTTCGTGGCTGCAAACCAACCCGCCTAA
- a CDS encoding TetR/AcrR family transcriptional regulator produces the protein MPEQRVTRDAVLDAALALVREQGEGALSARTVAQRAGCSVQPIYSQFGDMQELVRQLYDHARAWVAAYNRQHEHDGKNPFESNGLSHLRLARTERNLFHFLYLSPHMDVTSFAEVYESVAIDGVQDCIEELGNLSPAAARELYLNMIVYTHGMAAMLACGSHFSDEELAMRMDAAFQAFVSAVRS, from the coding sequence ATGCCGGAGCAGAGGGTTACGCGGGATGCAGTGCTTGATGCGGCGCTTGCGCTGGTGCGTGAGCAGGGAGAAGGCGCGCTGAGTGCGCGGACGGTGGCCCAGAGGGCGGGGTGTTCGGTGCAGCCCATCTACAGTCAATTCGGCGACATGCAAGAACTGGTTCGCCAGCTTTATGATCATGCGCGGGCCTGGGTGGCAGCGTATAACCGCCAGCATGAGCACGACGGCAAGAACCCCTTCGAGTCGAATGGCCTTTCACACTTGCGCCTCGCGCGCACGGAACGCAATCTGTTCCACTTCTTGTACCTGTCGCCGCATATGGATGTCACGAGTTTCGCCGAGGTGTACGAAAGTGTGGCCATCGACGGCGTGCAGGACTGCATTGAGGAGCTGGGGAATTTGTCGCCGGCGGCCGCGCGCGAGCTGTACCTCAACATGATCGTGTACACGCACGGCATGGCTGCGATGCTGGCGTGTGGTTCGCACTTTTCTGACGAAGAGCTGGCCATGCGCATGGATGCGGCATTTCAAGCCTTCGTCAGCGCGGTGCGGTCATGA
- a CDS encoding 4Fe-4S dicluster domain-containing protein has translation MSAARKSGATRQRVRRLVLLVSFLLLPVTIYYFSPVLAISGAFEGVVAGCLLMFALQFLLAIVLRRAFCGWLCPAGGLQEIEADVANKPAKLGWRTRIKYVIWAPWVLTIVAGAWLAGGFSVVNPLYHTTAGISVANLMGLGIYLGIVALFFIPNLFLGRRAMCHCICWMAPFMVLGGKLGRALRIPQLHIKAEPDRCISCGKCERACPMSLPVEVLLRADTISDAECIQCAACADACPKDVLKLRIGRMQ, from the coding sequence ATGAGCGCCGCCCGCAAGTCGGGGGCTACTCGGCAGCGAGTGCGGCGGCTTGTGCTGCTGGTGTCGTTTCTGCTGCTCCCCGTGACCATCTACTATTTCTCGCCGGTGCTTGCCATATCGGGCGCATTTGAAGGTGTTGTTGCTGGATGTCTGCTTATGTTCGCATTGCAGTTCTTGCTCGCGATCGTGTTGCGCCGTGCGTTTTGCGGTTGGCTGTGTCCGGCTGGCGGCCTGCAAGAAATCGAGGCCGATGTTGCCAACAAGCCGGCGAAACTCGGTTGGCGCACGCGCATCAAGTATGTGATCTGGGCGCCGTGGGTGCTCACCATTGTTGCGGGTGCGTGGCTCGCTGGCGGCTTCTCGGTTGTGAATCCGCTCTATCACACAACGGCGGGTATCTCGGTGGCAAACCTCATGGGACTAGGCATCTACCTGGGCATTGTGGCGCTGTTCTTCATCCCAAATCTGTTTCTGGGCCGTCGCGCCATGTGCCACTGCATCTGCTGGATGGCACCGTTTATGGTGTTGGGCGGCAAACTTGGCCGCGCGCTGCGCATCCCGCAGCTGCACATTAAAGCTGAGCCGGATCGCTGCATAAGCTGCGGCAAGTGTGAACGCGCATGTCCCATGAGCCTGCCGGTGGAAGTTCTCCTGCGCGCTGACACTATCTCCGACGCTGAGTGTATCCAATGCGCCGCCTGCGCCGACGCTTGTCCCAAAGACGTGCTCAAACTACGCATCGGCCGCATGCAATAG
- a CDS encoding MerR family transcriptional regulator: MEQERTYTVHELAQLSGCTVRTLHHYDELGLVRAQRASNGYRLYGAAEVDRLQQVLLYREADMPLADIKRLLDDPAFNACDALAGHLRELRGRAQRLEALIASVEKTLAHLEGGAAMEDREKFEAFKKGLVDENEKKYGAEVRERWGDAAADASNAKVMGMSEQQYAHTQELEAQMRKALLAGMEAGDPAGEDAQRAADLHRQWLCEFWADGAYSKEAHAALAEGYVADERFKAYYEAIAPGATEFLRDAIKVYCG; encoded by the coding sequence ATGGAGCAAGAGCGAACCTATACGGTGCACGAGTTGGCGCAGTTGTCGGGCTGTACGGTGCGAACGTTGCACCACTACGATGAGCTGGGCCTTGTGCGGGCGCAACGTGCGTCGAATGGGTATCGGCTTTACGGTGCGGCCGAGGTCGACCGGCTGCAGCAGGTACTGCTGTACCGCGAGGCGGATATGCCGCTTGCGGACATCAAGCGCCTGTTGGATGACCCTGCCTTTAATGCCTGTGATGCGCTGGCTGGCCACCTGCGCGAGCTGCGCGGTCGTGCGCAGCGTTTGGAAGCATTGATTGCGAGCGTGGAGAAAACGCTCGCCCATTTGGAGGGAGGCGCGGCTATGGAAGACCGCGAGAAGTTTGAGGCATTCAAGAAGGGCCTCGTGGACGAGAACGAGAAGAAGTACGGTGCTGAGGTGCGCGAACGCTGGGGCGACGCGGCGGCCGATGCGAGCAACGCGAAGGTGATGGGCATGAGCGAGCAGCAGTACGCCCACACGCAGGAGCTGGAGGCGCAGATGCGCAAGGCTCTGCTGGCAGGCATGGAAGCGGGCGACCCGGCAGGCGAGGACGCGCAGCGTGCGGCCGACCTGCACCGCCAGTGGCTCTGCGAGTTCTGGGCCGACGGCGCGTACTCGAAAGAGGCGCACGCCGCACTGGCCGAAGGCTACGTGGCCGACGAGCGCTTCAAAGCCTACTACGAAGCCATCGCCCCCGGCGCCACCGAATTCCTCCGAGACGCCATCAAGGTGTACTGCGGGTAA
- a CDS encoding type II toxin-antitoxin system RelE/ParE family toxin — MLDLVWRPRAHLDRESIAFYLGFERKSPQAALDAMQRIDAALDRVRAFPESGGHLHMDDLHYTEYRTVFANPYTVYYRFDDTTLTVYRVLHQRQNIDTYALIDFDSNF; from the coding sequence ATGCTTGATCTTGTCTGGCGTCCTCGCGCCCACCTTGATCGTGAATCTATTGCATTCTATCTGGGGTTCGAGCGAAAATCGCCACAAGCAGCGCTCGATGCCATGCAGCGCATCGACGCCGCCCTTGATCGCGTGCGCGCTTTTCCCGAAAGCGGAGGACATCTCCATATGGACGATCTGCACTACACCGAATACCGCACGGTTTTTGCGAATCCCTACACTGTGTACTACCGTTTCGACGACACGACGCTTACCGTTTATCGCGTTCTCCATCAGCGCCAGAATATCGACACCTACGCACTGATCGATTTCGATTCCAACTTCTAG
- a CDS encoding type II toxin-antitoxin system prevent-host-death family antitoxin — protein MRAFATALPVIRPITDLRTQLNDVCVQATETQEPVVLTKNGVSSYVLMDSNAYESAERRNRIYLALREAEIEERYRPEAISAEESDAKMHEIFALWNIDYTSNAKVD, from the coding sequence ATGCGAGCGTTCGCTACAGCACTTCCCGTTATTAGGCCCATTACTGATTTGCGCACGCAGCTTAATGATGTGTGTGTGCAGGCAACCGAAACACAAGAACCGGTCGTACTCACCAAGAATGGCGTATCTTCGTACGTACTTATGGACAGTAACGCGTACGAGTCAGCCGAGCGGCGAAATCGCATATATTTGGCATTGCGAGAGGCGGAAATCGAAGAGCGCTATCGACCGGAAGCCATTTCCGCCGAGGAATCGGACGCGAAAATGCATGAGATTTTTGCACTATGGAATATTGATTATACATCGAACGCCAAGGTGGACTAA
- a CDS encoding ATP-binding protein produces the protein MDIRQAKQQIKNAMVAYFSKDEFGNYRMPTERQRPVFLLGAPGIGKTAIMEQIAQELDVEFVSYSMTHHTRQSALGLPFIAKKTYDGVEYDVSEYTMSEIIAAVYEAMEATGRREGILFLDEINCVSETLTPAMLQFLQYKVFGRHRVPDGWIVVTAGNPPEYNRTARDFDIATWDRLKRIDVEPDFAAWRDFAVESGVHPAVLTYLDIERDHFYRVETTVDGKSFVTARGWDDLSAMMQLYEERGLAVDELLIGQYVQNAEIAKRFSVYYELFTKYRADYQIDRILAGTADGAVLDRAREAGFDERVSLMGLITDALGGRLREAVLEERAVAFAHGRLAELRDAANAVAGVDAGADAGDARTATNASPDMQPALRAEAAALQAQLDAERKAGLLSDEKYVSYERTLALIDRALRSGSESGTVTFDQVKALFGELVDTLDARIAATSDALNHAFAFVEDAFGPGQEMLLLVTDLTVNRYGMTFINDHGCDPYFKHNETLLFHERGTDLAARINRLNLNEE, from the coding sequence GTGGATATTCGTCAAGCGAAGCAGCAAATCAAAAACGCGATGGTCGCCTACTTCTCGAAGGACGAGTTCGGCAACTACCGCATGCCCACCGAACGGCAGCGTCCCGTGTTTTTGCTGGGCGCGCCCGGCATTGGCAAGACGGCCATTATGGAGCAGATCGCGCAGGAGCTGGACGTGGAGTTTGTATCGTATTCGATGACGCACCACACGCGGCAAAGCGCGCTCGGCCTGCCGTTCATCGCGAAGAAAACCTACGACGGCGTGGAATACGACGTGTCCGAATACACGATGAGCGAGATCATCGCCGCGGTGTACGAGGCCATGGAGGCCACCGGGCGGCGCGAGGGCATCCTGTTCTTGGACGAGATCAACTGCGTGTCCGAGACGCTCACGCCCGCCATGCTGCAATTTCTGCAGTACAAGGTGTTCGGGCGGCACCGCGTGCCCGACGGCTGGATTGTGGTGACGGCGGGCAACCCTCCCGAGTACAACCGCACGGCGCGCGATTTCGACATTGCTACGTGGGACCGCCTGAAACGCATCGACGTGGAGCCCGACTTCGCCGCGTGGCGCGACTTTGCCGTGGAGAGCGGCGTGCACCCGGCCGTACTCACGTACCTCGATATCGAGCGCGACCATTTCTATCGCGTGGAGACCACCGTGGACGGCAAGTCGTTCGTCACGGCGCGCGGCTGGGACGACCTGTCGGCCATGATGCAGCTCTACGAGGAGCGTGGGCTTGCGGTGGATGAGCTGCTCATCGGACAGTACGTGCAGAATGCCGAGATCGCGAAGCGGTTTAGCGTATACTACGAGCTGTTCACGAAGTATCGGGCGGATTACCAGATCGACCGCATTCTGGCAGGAACGGCCGACGGTGCGGTGCTCGACCGGGCACGCGAGGCGGGCTTCGACGAGCGCGTGTCGCTCATGGGGCTTATCACCGACGCGCTGGGCGGTCGGCTGCGCGAGGCGGTGCTGGAGGAACGCGCCGTAGCGTTCGCGCACGGACGGCTGGCGGAACTGCGGGATGCGGCGAACGCAGTGGCGGGTGTGGACGCGGGAGCCGATGCGGGCGATGCGAGAACAGCCACAAATGCAAGTCCCGACATGCAGCCGGCGCTGCGCGCTGAGGCCGCCGCATTGCAGGCGCAGCTCGATGCCGAGCGTAAGGCCGGGCTCTTGTCCGACGAGAAGTATGTGTCATACGAACGCACCCTCGCGCTGATCGACCGCGCCTTGCGGTCAGGCAGCGAGAGTGGCACAGTGACGTTCGACCAGGTAAAGGCTTTGTTTGGCGAACTAGTTGACACCCTCGACGCGCGCATCGCCGCCACGTCGGACGCGCTCAACCACGCATTCGCCTTCGTAGAAGATGCCTTCGGCCCGGGCCAAGAAATGCTACTGCTCGTAACCGACCTCACCGTCAACCGCTACGGCATGACCTTCATCAACGACCACGGCTGCGACCCCTACTTCAAGCACAACGAAACCCTCCTCTTCCACGAACGCGGCACCGACCTAGCCGCCCGCATCAACCGCCTCAACCTCAACGAAGAGTAG
- a CDS encoding VWA-like domain-containing protein: protein MAADAVEELARQALDLAKNELIVNLRFMNAAFARLRPLPVPGATLATDSVHLRFDPASLARLYADEPNALTRAYLHMVLHNVFLHLYPGEHVDALRWDAACDLVVERTIAELDLPATRTTRAARQAATLARIDAALPLATAETVYRYLVDQELSDDEVAELRAPFLVDDHEPWHRMLAAEGESEAAEARGQAEEHPTDSAAPAAGPGEDGTQMELPPEAANAKRSHASQRGMDPDDIFQKEAPENAARAIGERFADTINLDRSRDQWKNAALEMGIQLDSYVKLWGVRGANLAMNLRAVTREKQDYREFLRKFARMGEQIRVNDDEFDYVYYCYGLERYGNLPLIEPLEYVEEKRVRDFVIAIDTSASTKDGLVRRFIEKTYGILSDETSFFADMNVLIVQCDATVTDVTRIANLHDLDDYLDRLEIKGLGGTDFRPVFAYVDAAVERGDLTNLGGLIYFTDGQGTYPTRKPDYDTAFVFVDDASAAASAPVPTWAMKVVLEETVLLEDQ, encoded by the coding sequence ATGGCCGCCGATGCCGTCGAGGAGCTTGCTCGCCAAGCGCTCGACCTTGCGAAAAACGAACTGATCGTGAACCTGCGCTTCATGAACGCCGCGTTCGCGCGCCTGCGCCCCCTTCCCGTGCCCGGGGCCACGCTGGCCACTGATAGCGTGCATCTGCGCTTCGACCCAGCCTCGCTCGCGCGCTTGTACGCCGACGAGCCGAATGCGCTCACGCGCGCCTACCTTCATATGGTGCTGCATAACGTGTTTTTGCACCTCTATCCTGGCGAGCACGTTGACGCACTGCGTTGGGATGCAGCCTGCGACCTGGTGGTTGAGCGAACCATCGCCGAGCTGGACCTGCCCGCCACGCGCACAACTCGCGCCGCGCGCCAGGCGGCCACGCTTGCGCGTATCGACGCCGCGCTGCCGCTGGCCACAGCCGAAACAGTTTATCGTTACCTGGTTGACCAGGAGCTTTCCGACGATGAAGTGGCCGAGCTGCGCGCGCCCTTCCTCGTGGACGACCACGAACCCTGGCACCGCATGCTCGCTGCCGAGGGCGAAAGCGAAGCCGCTGAAGCACGCGGCCAGGCCGAAGAACATCCCACTGATTCCGCTGCGCCCGCGGCCGGCCCCGGCGAAGATGGCACACAGATGGAGCTGCCGCCCGAAGCCGCCAACGCCAAGCGCAGCCACGCCTCACAGCGCGGCATGGACCCCGACGACATCTTCCAGAAAGAAGCGCCCGAAAACGCTGCGCGCGCCATCGGCGAGCGCTTCGCCGACACGATAAACCTCGACCGCTCGCGCGACCAATGGAAAAACGCCGCGCTTGAAATGGGCATACAGCTTGATTCGTACGTGAAACTGTGGGGTGTGCGCGGCGCAAATCTCGCCATGAACCTGCGCGCCGTCACGCGCGAGAAGCAGGACTACCGAGAGTTTTTGCGCAAGTTCGCCCGCATGGGCGAGCAGATTCGCGTGAACGACGACGAGTTCGACTACGTCTACTATTGCTACGGCCTCGAGCGCTACGGCAACCTGCCGCTCATCGAGCCGCTTGAGTACGTGGAAGAGAAGCGCGTGCGCGATTTCGTCATTGCCATCGACACCTCAGCCTCCACGAAGGATGGCCTCGTGCGGCGCTTCATCGAGAAAACCTACGGCATCCTGTCCGACGAGACGAGCTTCTTCGCTGACATGAACGTGCTCATCGTGCAGTGCGATGCCACCGTGACCGACGTCACGCGCATCGCAAACCTGCACGACCTGGACGATTACCTGGACCGCCTGGAAATCAAGGGGCTTGGCGGCACCGATTTCCGCCCCGTGTTCGCCTACGTGGACGCCGCCGTGGAGCGCGGCGACCTCACGAACCTCGGCGGCCTCATCTACTTCACCGACGGCCAGGGCACCTACCCCACTCGCAAGCCCGATTACGACACCGCGTTCGTCTTCGTAGACGACGCGTCCGCCGCCGCTAGCGCCCCGGTTCCCACCTGGGCCATGAAGGTAGTCCTGGAGGAAACCGTTTTGTTGGAAGATCAGTAA